The Poriferisphaera corsica DNA segment GAGCCGCCACCGGCATCATTATCGCCGCTTCACTTTCTTCAATCCTCAACCTTCCAACGATGATCGAGTATCTCCTCGAATACCTCCTAGCCTACATCTTCGCCATCTTTGTCTTTCATGGCCTATACCACGCCAACACCTATTACTCATACCCAAATGCCATCAAAGAAATAATCCTACCCGAAACCATCTCTATCAATTTTATTCTCGCCGCAATCTTTCCCACCAATGCACTCTGTTTCCAATATATCCCTATGGCCGACCACCCTACACTCATTCGATTCTGGTTTGTCATGCAGCTTGCCACAATCGTTGGTTTCGGAATCGCATACCCCCTGATCCATTGGTTGATCCTCAACAACTTAAAACCCTGCTACATCATCATTCAGCCAAAAAGAAATGCGTACCCCACGCCCAAACATATGAAACCTATTAAAGAAATTGCATCCAATTCAAAAACCAATGATCCCACCCCCGAAGCGATATATAAAAGTAAAATCAAAACACAACTGATCATCGCCCTTCTTCTATCATTCCTTCTTCTAGCTGCCGGCTTCACACTCGCTATCTACATCACGCCAATCTTACCTCACATTGACCTTAGCCACTTCATCTATTGATCTCATACAGCCCCCTGTTATTAACTTGGTTCAATATCAAAAACCGTTGCCTTTTCATATCGCATCTCGTAAGATGTTTCCTGTAAATACATGTCGAACGATGACATGAACCGGGCATGCAGATCAATGTATTAACAGAATTTCCGGGCGGTCTTTCTTTCCTATCACACACATTTATCACATAAAATCCAACCGCTCCTTTCTTGTTACGATCCGACATGCAACTTAGAACTATCTCCAGGGAGCTTTAACATGCGCTATACTCTCGCCAGTCTTTTGGCCGCCACGACAATATGCACAGCGGTACACGCTCAATCCGACTTTCTTTCCGACTACACCAATGCCTATAAAACGAAACCCAAATCAGCCATAGATGATGTCGACTATAAAAACTACCAAGAAAAAGACGACTTCAAGATTACACCTTACATCCAAGGTTTTGGAACATTCGCACTCACCAACGAAACAGACTATGTCGGCAACGGCTCCACCATTGCCGAAGATATAGAACAAGATAACGCCTTCGGCGCAGGCGTCGCACTCGGTTTCGAAACCGGCAATTGGCGTACCGAAGCTGAATTCTCATACCAGCGTTTCGGCTTCTCAGAAACCATCAACAACGGTTCAAACATACTCGGCTACGACACCGAAATCTCCAACTACAACATTTTCATCAACGGTTACTACGACATCCCCGTCCAAGACAAACTTGAATTCTTTCTCGGCGGCGGCGCAGGCATCTCTATCTACCGCGGCAATTTTGACCTCTCAGCAACAGCACCCCTCGGCGACCAAAACGACGTCACACATGACGTTGTCTTCGGTTATCACTTTGACGCAGGCATAAACTATCTCGTAGATGATCATTTGGAAGTCTTCTCAGCCTACCGCATATTCTCTTCTGAAGGGCCTTCCTTCGAAGATCATGGTGAAATCGAAATCGACAGCCCCATCTTCCACACCATCATGCTCGGCATGAGATATAAATTCTAAGCCCACACCCAATCATTCAGCATATAAAAAGGCAGCACATGCTGCCTTTTTATATTACAACCCCATGAGCCGTATGAACGCTTCACCACGCTCCTCATAATTCAAATACTGATCCCACGACGCGCATCCCGGCGACAATAGGACAACATCACCATCTCTAACATGCGATTTGATCGCCAGCGCCGCTTGCTCCATCTCGCCCCAATCTTTCACTTCACAACCTTCCGCAACACCATTCGCTCCGCTGACAATACGCTCTGCGACATCGCCAATCGCATAAACTTCCGAACACCAACGCGCAGCCTCTTGACCTAAAGCGCCATAATCATCGCCTTTGTCATACCCGCCGCACACCAAATGCACCCGCCCTTTTTCAAAACTTTTCATCCCCATCAGAGCG contains these protein-coding regions:
- a CDS encoding DUF4396 domain-containing protein, with translation MNPGDLFLLFWLLISILIAVWVYQDLGKRSPTLNLMKPAWILICIYTGLFGLLIYELTCRSTKPLIPHSTRYSASSYRKASSSTVQSTAGAATGIIIAASLSSILNLPTMIEYLLEYLLAYIFAIFVFHGLYHANTYYSYPNAIKEIILPETISINFILAAIFPTNALCFQYIPMADHPTLIRFWFVMQLATIVGFGIAYPLIHWLILNNLKPCYIIIQPKRNAYPTPKHMKPIKEIASNSKTNDPTPEAIYKSKIKTQLIIALLLSFLLLAAGFTLAIYITPILPHIDLSHFIY
- a CDS encoding outer membrane protein; amino-acid sequence: MRYTLASLLAATTICTAVHAQSDFLSDYTNAYKTKPKSAIDDVDYKNYQEKDDFKITPYIQGFGTFALTNETDYVGNGSTIAEDIEQDNAFGAGVALGFETGNWRTEAEFSYQRFGFSETINNGSNILGYDTEISNYNIFINGYYDIPVQDKLEFFLGGGAGISIYRGNFDLSATAPLGDQNDVTHDVVFGYHFDAGINYLVDDHLEVFSAYRIFSSEGPSFEDHGEIEIDSPIFHTIMLGMRYKF